The Aedes aegypti strain LVP_AGWG chromosome 1, AaegL5.0 Primary Assembly, whole genome shotgun sequence sequence ACTTGACCAAATAATATTTGTTTCGGCATACCTTCGAAGTATATATTTTGCCGTATCTGCAAGTATCTgcaagcaaatatttgtacaacattttttttgaaaatatatttattcagTACAcacgacaaataaataaatttggcaAATTTTTGCACATATGACAAAGTGTGTACTGATAGCTtcagccagctgtctcctctctctcaggttataCCTATTCTATACAACCTTACATCACAAAAAACTATGTATTTTTACCTAGTTAATCATCAACTAACGCAACGCAAAGCACGAATGCGTAGGTGGTGCTCTTTCAAAATGGTGGCTCTTGCATCCCAGTATGTATGTATGCGGTAAAaagaagatttattatgaaacagttttaaaagacaggTTATGATTCTTCTTAATGTATTTTGTGTGCACGGAACAGGATGTATGCGAAACATGATAAAATGAAGGCTGTACCCATGCTTTCAGTACAGcttagaaatttttaaattaaagaaatcatgaagacttgaagaaattttgggtTCTCAAACGGATTTTAAAGCTAATTTTGAGCacaaaaatcacagaaaatctGAGCATCCAATTATGACCCCTTTGTCTGTTTTCCGGGGTCAACATGGCCCAGAGAACTGTGAAAGGCTGTAATTTTTTAGTTAGTGAATGTTATTGTGATTTTTTCACACATTGGTGTTTTTACACGAGTTGTTTgtttggaacttttttttttaaataggatagtttatggcttcggcaccattcggctattatcggcaaccaaatttcaaacgctaaatacaaattatttttctatcgaaacgcaccaatgaaaacattgaaatgattctttgttctgtaagcttcccgctgacgagatttctgagactgaacaaacaatttcgccagggatgccatcaattcaaatgaaaatacgACTAATTTGGAGATGTCATACAGATTCGTCTGCAGTTCTTATGGAAAcgctgccgaagagaatgaggttGCTAACAATAGTCAAATAAgaaattatattaaaaataaataagaaaaagGTTAATAGTAAACGTTGGTTTTcgtggctaactcgatggttccttggatcgcagttacactggttttgcgttctgtaactcaatacctctttaactcgatggtcccttcaatatcgagttatggagagttgactgtaaaatGCAAAATCATTGTTATAATATAACAAAAGCTATATTCTCCTATGCCATATCTAGTTCAAAATTTAgacgttatttatataaataatctTTAATTCAAAATAGTAACACGCAACGCCCATCAATGACTTTTTGCGCCACATCAAACGTCAGCAGACCGACATAATTGGTAAACACATGCCACGCCGCTCATCACAGACGCAAAACCGGCGCTGCACACGTTCTATCGCTCCCGCGCAAAACTTAATCCCGCTCTCAGTTCGGCAAATATTGCCTTTCTTTTTGGATTTGTTTACCATCGCAACAGAATCCCATAATCGTCCATTCCCAGTACTTAATCAACAACATCGATCACCTCATACTCATCATCCCATCCCGACGACCGACGCACGCGGCTGACCAGCTGCTGTTGGGTGATAGATAGCGCTTACGCGCTCACTAATCAGCAATTCCAATCACGGTGTCGAGCCCATCTTTTTGCTTCGTGCTTTCCGCCGACGACGACGCGCTTTACGTTTCCGATTAgaataaacaaaaatttccTAGCGCAAATTGGTTCAGTGTGGTGCTCTAGCCGTCGTCGCATCAGTTGTGTTTGCGGTTCTGTTGTGAAAGCACGCCTTCTTTGGCAGTTCTAATAGTGGCGCAATTTTCCAGGTATCGATCACTAAATTTGGTGCATAATCCACTTGACCCCGTGACTCTTGTTCAGTTTTATTCTATGGTTCCGTTTTAAGTTAATAGTTCAGTGTCAACCATATTCACAATTCTAACCGTTTGCTTTCCATTTTCGTTATTCTACTTTCAGCACTCTACCGAAAAAGATGGCACCGAATGCGTCGGTCGAAGTGACCGGTGTTCTTAACGAGAACGATGCAGACACCGTCGATGGAGGCCTGTCGAAGGATATTGCCCCCCTGAAGCGAGCCGAGAAGCGCAAAATCAAAGTCGTGTGGCGAAATGTCATCGCCTTTGGATATCTACACCTGGCTGCCGTGTACGGCCTCTGGCTGTTGTTGACCTCGGCCAGGCTGTACACCGTCGGTTTCGGTTAGTAACCCCTCGTCAGATTATCCACTCCGAGAATGTCCCAAAGCTAATGAAATCGTTTCTCTATCCCCATTACAGCATTCCTGCTATACGTCGTGTCCGGACTCGGAATTACGGCCGGTGCTCACCGCCTATGGGCCCATCGCTCGTACAAAGCCAAGCTGCCGCTGCGGATCATTCTGTGCGTGTTCAACACCATCGCATTCCAGGACTGCGCCCTGCACTGGGCTCGGGATCATCGCGTCCATCACAAGTATTCGGAGACGGATGCCGATCCCCACAATGCGACCCGTGGGTTCTTCTTCTCGCACATTGGCTGGCTGCTGTGCCGGAAGCACCCCGAAGTCGTCGCCAAGGGCCGCCAGCTGGACATTTCCGATCTGATGAGCGATCCGGTGCTGCGGTTCCAGAGGAAGTAAGTACCTACCAGTGGGTAATGCTAGGGGAAACGGGATGGGTGAGTGGAGGCAGCTCCAATGGCGGAGGAAATGTGTTGTGGCATTTTTTGCATCAATAATTGATTCAATTGATTcaataattattcatgacaatGTAATATCTTTCTATGATGTGCGATGCGAAAGCAATCGAATAATATCTATAATATTTAATCTTaaaggttttaaaaataattattttgcctAAAAATTGCCTCTTTGTGGTGCAACAGTACCCATTGTGGAGacttccataagaaatcaatggattgcgccaTTTCATACTATTCAAAATGCATATTCATGGTTCCCTGTGTTttaaattgcaaaatcttatCAGCAaaatgattatgatttttcttcCAATGTTAGCGCTGCGCCAGTAACTTCTATTGGGATGCTCTAATCACTATCTCAAAAAAGCGCCATCTACGCATTTTAGCTTTGTGTtagacagggctggtagcaagtcgcTTTTTACATGGTGATTTTTTTCGACTTGATCACTAAAAAGTTCCTAATtacaacaaaaagtcactatttccaatAAAATGATAACTAAAGTCACTTGTATGATAAAAAGCGAAAAGCTAGAAAGGTTCCGCAAGCTTATATTGAATGTTCAACAAATATAAGCCAGAAGTTTGCCTAGAATTCCAACGAAAAATTATACAAAGAAATTATTACAAGTCCTTCcatcaatttcaaccaaaaatgaACTAAGAATTCAGTAAGAAATTCGTACAGTAAGGTCGGTGTgtcaatagccgcatagctaagaatcAATATTCctataaaattgaaaactaaaGCCAGCTTCATTAATTCAACGTCATCTAGAAGCTTTTTATcttagttttctaaaaaaaagaaaactaagAAAACTCTTCTGTTATTTAATATCGCTTGTGTCAcatgtgcaaaaaaaaaaataaatcgtatttttacagaagttaaatatttttctttaaaagtaTGGATtaaaagctttcgattgatgtaaaaattTCTTATTCTTTCTTGATTTAGTATAATAAAAAACTGTACCTCTttgtagtgctactataggaacaataggtctactataggtgcaagggagcttaaattttaagCGAAACTATTCTGCCCATagtcgcataacagtcctaTATTCTATAAAATTTCCTaaataaatgggactgttatgtgaGTATGAGCAGTATTAATtctaatattattttgaacaaagcCGAGCTGTGATCCAATGCTTTTGGTTAAAATGGGCATTTTAATGGAACGTGCGGTCAGTTTCAACACATGTACATCCATGCTCAGACTGTTATCGCTTAGGAAATGCATATAATATGGGAAATCCTATCGAAAATCTGATAAATTGAGGAACTCGGGTTAAATGAGCTCGATACTAATCCGTGCGGTCAGTTTTAATCATGCACTCCCTTTTCTAGGCTAGTTAGCTAATAAACAGTGCAAAGCAGTTTAAAAACATTTAATGTTTAAAATCTTTGTTTTGTCAGTAGCCTGGGCGCCCTCTTATCAAAACAGTATTTCTCGCATAGAGGCAATTCAGCGCAGATTTGTACGCTTTGGCTAGCGCCATCTGCCATGAAAAAACCCAACAAACTTTTCCATTTACAAGGACCGTTGCAAACCGATTGGTTTAGCGTTGTTAAGCGTCCGCCGTGAAATTTCTAAATCTTTGTTTGTATCAGATCTTTTGCAATTGAAAATTGATTGTCCATATTTGCTGTCGCTTCTCAATTTCAACGTACCTCACCGTCCTCTTCGTTCTAGTACTTTCATATTTCTTCATGGTGCTCTAACTAATTACGGATATAACGAACCGTTTTTCGCTATGTGCCGTTCCTTCAATCTTTGCTCACATGAATTCGATTTTCATATCTCCCGCAGTACGCTCCGAACGAAATTCTCTCAGATTGTTACCTACTGAGTCTCATCAAAATTCTTCGGGGATGATGAGATAATAAAAAGATTAAACTGAATTCTgaataagttttgaaaaaaaatcatagatacCATTCTCAGAGAAACCAgagcaatattttcaaaacgcttCTGAATGATTCTGATATTATAATGAGTATATAACACAATGCTCACATAAACCTAGgcaaaaaatttcacagaactcttAGAAGGAAGCttaacataatttttgaaatttctccaaacgACCCTTCATCACTACTTGACTTGATCGGTTGTTGACAATATTGCAGTGCCgttagcgagtcactttttagtgacatGGTCACTAAAAAGCCATTATTTTTAATCTTAACAAGAAAGGATTCCTGgcgatttttttacaaaacaccAGGGCAAAATTTATGTCAAACTATCTAAAATTCGATTGGCGAGGTTTAGGAGGAATTTGTGATGAAACGCAGGTAAAATTTGAGAAACAATTTTGGCCTGAATTTAATGGGTGAGGTATTTTTTGGTTGAAACCCATGATGTCCGTCAGATCTGTTTAACGAATTGCTATCAAATTCGTTCAACGAATTGCTATCAAATTTATAAAGTAATTCTAGGCAGATAAACAAGAGGGATCTCTGACCTATCTTATAAAGAAGtctcatcaaaacttcaaacaTGTATTATTCAAGGAACTCCTCCGAAACTCAGTAAACAATTCGTTCTGTAATTTTGGTAAGAATTCGTTCTAGGTCTtccttttaagttttaagttctgtcaattataaaaacatCGGAAATTGATCCTCAAATTGACTGTTCTCCAGGGTCCACAAATATCAAAAGACATAACATATGAAAtatatcaaattatttttattcgtGATAAACGCTTCAATGTCGGAATACAGTGATTtgcaattttcaaatatttacttCAATCTGACAAAGTTCGAAATAGAGTCCTAAAATtgttgataaaatcttgtttttattaaatgaCACGATAGAGTTGTTCTtgctttcttcaattttttaactttgaagtttttcctatcatttttgacatattggaagggacacggaaatttgagtttaaaccaaggggtacgacaaaatcacaaaaagcggaaacaatgttttttgaacTTGAATCCACGAagaacattttaaaaaattagTAAActtgtgtttctggcctaaacttaagcgtttgttATTGAAATTGGGATAAGGCTTTAGGACTCTATTTAAAATTATAGATAAAATACCAATATGTATTATACTTAAGTCGTGCTCCGACATTAAGtctattttcaacaattttgggTGAAAATTCCGAGAGAAGTTATAAGTTGTCTTTTTTGAAGTTATGACAGCTCCAGAACAATAATCTTTCCCAGATtcttttatgaaatttctgatGGTTTCTTcttcatattcttcttcttggcattaagtcATCACTGGAACAGAGAGTGCtactcagtttagtgttcaatgagcacaaCAGTTATTACCATTCTATAGTGCtctgtacgaatatgaatttGAGTCACTTGATTCTTTTTATTCAGGAATGCTTCATGAACCACGTTGACCTTCTGGTAACTTTAACAATACATTCATATTTTGTGTGTAACAAAGTTCATGAACAGCCCCGAACGGACTTCCCGGTATAATGGTGCGCCTGAATTTAGCATGAAGCGTGAAATTAGCTCTTAATCGTTGCCGCACGGGAATTGTGGTAAAAAGTAAACTTGATTGGAACATGACACAAAACCGCGATTAGGAAGTAATAAGGCATACACTACCAGACGACAGTATGGAATAGCTTTAACGAGAGTCAACTGGTGATTCTTAAACATTGTGGGATGTTGCAATACTCGGTGAACTGGTTCCATACTTTTAGCGAGTAATGTGAAACGCTGAGTCCACAATTTCCGATGATGTATCAAGGCACCGGAACATGCATTGTCATTCCCTTTCAACTAGTAGTGAAAGGCTTAAAGCAGATCCATAATCATTTGATATAAGGTCGCAAAGCTTAGTCTAACACAGTAATCTTCTAAGCTGAAAAAGTTTGGAATCGAATTTCAtgaattgcactaaaacttcaaaggctaCTGCTTCCTTCTTGCGAAGGAATCCATTCCATCTGGTTTTTTTCGATCTCCATCACTCTATCTTAATGTttttgccacacaatatactgTCCATATAAGATTAaatgtcccatatggattttcgaaccaacacctctTTTCGTCGCATTATCCATGTTTCAATATATACTTTACAGTATATTTGAAACAATATCACACTTTGTTTGAatatgttgtggaaaaatatgaagttagtGCAGtctcatattgaaaaataatggcatAACAGTCTTTATATGAACATTAAACTCTAATTGCAACTGCAAAACATTAGTTGTgttcaattttatattttttttatcaatagaAGTTATGTGTGTGGTTGTGTTAAATGAATACGGTATGTAGAAATCAcactttaaatttacttaaggctaagtagcctgtCATTTGTTTTAGCAGCCATGTTGACAAAGCAGCTCGCAACTTCAAAATGATAATTCTCAGTCCTCATAAATCATATTGAtccggaaaagtatcactatatgcgcTGACATGCAAAAagcatgctgatactttttagATACATCAATGCAATACCAACTGGTTTTCTTCAATTCCAAATTGTGACTTGATTtaccaacaatcatcaacgatttcaatgacggcttacttcgccttaaattcACATTCGGAGAAGTGTATCTTGTGTATATATACAGAGGGATTCCGTTTTtagcaccccccgattttggcaacaaaactGATCCGTTTTTGGTAACATTTTTGAATAGcattaaaatttgt is a genomic window containing:
- the LOC5577524 gene encoding acyl-CoA Delta(11) desaturase isoform X1, with product MVAFTTANSTLPKKMAPNASVEVTGVLNENDADTVDGGLSKDIAPLKRAEKRKIKVVWRNVIAFGYLHLAAVYGLWLLLTSARLYTVGFAFLLYVVSGLGITAGAHRLWAHRSYKAKLPLRIILCVFNTIAFQDCALHWARDHRVHHKYSETDADPHNATRGFFFSHIGWLLCRKHPEVVAKGRQLDISDLMSDPVLRFQRKYYMILMPLLCFILPTMAPVYFWNETWTNAWFVATLFRWTFILNATWLVNSAAHKWGHRPYDRTINPSENKTVATFAFGEGWHNYHHVFPWDYKTAELGNYRLNFTTAFIDFFAKIGWAYDLKTVSNEIIERRVKRTGDGSHATWGWGDKDQDKIEIEHANILNRKDE
- the LOC5577524 gene encoding acyl-CoA Delta(11) desaturase isoform X2 produces the protein MAPNASVEVTGVLNENDADTVDGGLSKDIAPLKRAEKRKIKVVWRNVIAFGYLHLAAVYGLWLLLTSARLYTVGFAFLLYVVSGLGITAGAHRLWAHRSYKAKLPLRIILCVFNTIAFQDCALHWARDHRVHHKYSETDADPHNATRGFFFSHIGWLLCRKHPEVVAKGRQLDISDLMSDPVLRFQRKYYMILMPLLCFILPTMAPVYFWNETWTNAWFVATLFRWTFILNATWLVNSAAHKWGHRPYDRTINPSENKTVATFAFGEGWHNYHHVFPWDYKTAELGNYRLNFTTAFIDFFAKIGWAYDLKTVSNEIIERRVKRTGDGSHATWGWGDKDQDKIEIEHANILNRKDE